ACTTCGTCAATTAACTCTTTGTTAAGAACCTCCGGAATAAAACCAGCACCAATACCTTGCTGTTTATGGGGTTGGGGTTCACCACCGGAAAGTACTGGACTATTAGCCGGTTCTACAGCGATCGCCTTAAAACTGGGTTTACGCTTTTTGATCACCTCAGCTACACCCGTGAGAGTACCACCCGTACCCACACCCGCAATCAGGAAATCAACCTCTCCATCCGTATCCGCCCAAATCTCCTCGGCTGTAGTTTCCCGATGAATTTTCGGATTGGCGGGATTGCGAAACTGTTGCGGCATGAAGGCATTAGGAGTCGTAGCCACAATTTCTTGCGCCCGATTGATCGCCCCCTTCATCCCCTGGTATCCTGGCGTCAGTTCCACTTGAGCACCATAAGCTTTGAGCATTGCTTGCCGTTCGTGACTCATGGTATCAGGCATGATCAAAATCACGCGATAACCTTTCGCCGCAGCAACCATCGCTAAAGCAATTCCCGTGTTACCTGAGGTCGGTTCGACGATCACACTTTGTCCCGGCACAATCCGACCGGCTTCCTCTGCGGCCTGAATCATACTCACGCCGATCCGGTCTTTCACGGAAGCGGCTGGATTCATCCCCTCTAGCTTCACGACAATTCGAGCAACACATCCTTCTGACTGGGGAATGGAATTGAGTTGAACCAGAGGCGTATGTCCAACTAATTCCGTTACATCATGAGCAATTTTCATTACTGTTACCCACTTTTGCAAGTCTAAATGTAATATATGGGATTTGACTGTTGGCTCTCATCCCGT
The Microcoleus sp. AS-A8 genome window above contains:
- the cysK gene encoding cysteine synthase A, giving the protein MKIAHDVTELVGHTPLVQLNSIPQSEGCVARIVVKLEGMNPAASVKDRIGVSMIQAAEEAGRIVPGQSVIVEPTSGNTGIALAMVAAAKGYRVILIMPDTMSHERQAMLKAYGAQVELTPGYQGMKGAINRAQEIVATTPNAFMPQQFRNPANPKIHRETTAEEIWADTDGEVDFLIAGVGTGGTLTGVAEVIKKRKPSFKAIAVEPANSPVLSGGEPQPHKQQGIGAGFIPEVLNKELIDEVITVTDEEAIDYGRRLAREEGILSGISSGTALAAAIKVAKRPENEGRLIVMVQPSYGERYLSTPMFQELEPEEELPLLV